Proteins co-encoded in one Odontesthes bonariensis isolate fOdoBon6 chromosome 24, fOdoBon6.hap1, whole genome shotgun sequence genomic window:
- the fermt1 gene encoding fermitin family homolog 1, translating to MWKRQNSGDSSPFTHSARCGHEARWAGSAEVVDKAHLRNTLRGLATQPFGHFPSSFPPPRAYLSELGVVYSQGSAIPDPASQEISRNSSPAENFDSRAMIKAAEIGETSWELSVQVDQKQGDESMKFKLRVKGDLHIGGLMLKLVEKIKAPQDWSDHALWWEQRKCWLLRTHWTLDKYGIQADADLRYTPQHKPLLLQLPNMKTVKMTVCFSSMVFKAVTEICSVLNIRRSEELSLLKPPDDPSKKKKKREKNSPQDDIWDIWDLLNRGQGGTGPMYSKTMTATYDPENGMPMSATSVWFGENPLADSQPNLPPPELAKLFQPLSLVDKAVNNAGWLDSSRSLMEQDIQDDDKLLLRFKYNVFFDLNPKYDAVRITQLYEQARWSILLEEIDCTDEEMLMFASLQYHICKLTMSSEPLEHSNEPEIDEVEAALSNLEVTLEGAHTDKILEDITDIPELADSLRLFRPKRLTLRPYKEYWFVFKDTTISYYKNKESSNGEPIEQFHLRGCEVVPDVNVTDKKFGIKLLLPVADGMNEVYIRCDNETQYAKWKAACILASKGKTMAYSSYKSEVRNIQSFLQMKSLAPPPGQAAPDLDAMEMNAECFVSPRYAKKHKTKQLTARILEAHQNIAQLSLMEAKMRFIQAWQSLPEFGINYYIVRFKGSKKDEILGISYNRLIRIDMSTGLPVTTWRFANMKQWNVNWEIRQVTIEFDQNVTIAFCCASCDCKVVHEFIGGYIFLSTRSKDQNETLDEELFHKLTGGQE from the exons ATGTGGAAAAGACAGAACTCCGGTGATTCATCTCCATTTACTCATTCAGCACGATGTGGGCATGAAGCAAGGTGGGCTGGATCTGCTGAG GTTGTGGACAAAGCCCACCTTCGTAATACGCTACGCGGTTTGGCAACGCAACCATTTGGCCACTTCCCCTCTTCGTTTCCACCTCCTCGCGCGTACCTGTCGGAACTGGGCGTGGTTTACTCCCAAGGGAGCGCTATTCCTGATCCCGCTTCACAGGAAATTTCTAGGAATAGCTCACCGGCAGAAAATTTCGACTCAAG GGCCATGATTAAAGCGGCAGAGATCGGAGAAACATCATGGGAGCTGTCTGTGCAGGTGGATCAAAAACAGGGCGACGAGTCCATGAAGTTTAAACTGAGGGTGAAGGGAGACTTGCACATCGGAGGACTCATGCTTAAGTTGGTGGAGAAAATCA AGGCTCCTCAGGACTGGTCCGATCATGCACTGTGGTGGGAACAGAGGAAATGCTGGCTGCTCAGGACCCACTGGACTTTGGACAAGTATGGGATTCAG GCTGATGCTGACCTGCGCTACACACCCCAGCACAAAcccctgctgctgcagcttcccAATATGAAAACCGTCAAAATGACCGTCTGCTTCTCCAGCATGGTCTTCAAGGCGGTGACAGAGATCTGCAGCGTACTGA ACATAAGAAGATCAGAAGAACTGTCCCTGCTCAAGCCTCCAGATGATCcctccaaaaagaaaaagaagagagagaagaaCTCGCCTCAGGATGACATCTGGGACATCTGGGATTTACTTAATAGGGGGCAAGGAGGAACGG GCCCCATGTACAGCAAGACAATGACAGCAACCTACGACCCAGAGAACGGGATGCCGATGTCTGCCACCAGCGTTTGGTTTGGAGAGAACCCACTAGCTGACAGTCAGCCAAATCTGCCGCCTCCTGAGCTGGCCAAGTTGTTCCAGCCGCTGTCTCTCGTGGACAAAGCAGTCAACAACGCAGG GTGGCTGGACTCATCTCGTTCCCTCATGGAGCAAGACATTCAGGACGATGACAAGCTGTTGCTTCGCTTCAAGTACAACGTGTTCTTTGATCTCAACCCTAAA taCGATGCCGTCAGGATAACTCAGCTGTATGAACAGGCTCGGTGGTCCATCCTGTTGGAGGAGATAGACTGCACTGATGAGGAAATGCTGATGTTCGCATCATTACAG tatcaCATTTGCAAACTGACCATGTCGAGTGAGCCACTGGAGCACTCCAATGAACCAGAAATTGATGAAGTAGAGGCGGCCCTGTCTAACCTGGAGGTGACGCTCGAGGGTGCCCACACAGATAAAATTCTG GAAGACATTACAGACATTCCAGAGCTGGCGGATTCCCTCAGACTGTTTAG ACCCAAGAGGCTGACACTGAGGCCATACAAAGAGTACTGGTTTGTATTCAAGGATACCACCATCTCTTACTATAAGAACAAGGAGTCCTCCAACGGTGAACCAATAGAGCAGTTTCACCTCCGAG GCTGTGAGGTGGTCCCCGATGTCAACGTCACGGACAAGAAGTTTGGCATCAAGCTGCTGCTCCCAGTGGCTGACGGGATGAATGAGGTGTACATTCGATGTGACAAT GAAACACAGTACGCCAAGTGGAAAGCTGCATGTATCCTCGCCTCTAAAGGCAAGACGATGGCCTACAGCTCCTACAAATCCGAAGTGAGGAACATCCAATCCTTTCTGCAAATGAAGAGCCTGGCTCCCCCTCCTGGTCAGGCAGCCCCAGACCTCGATGCTATGGAGATGAATGCTGAATGTTTTGTCTCTCCACGCTATGCCAAGAAGCACAAGACCAAGCAG CTGACAGCGCGGATCTTGGAGGCCCATCAAAACATAGCCCAACTGTCCCTAATGGAAGCCAAGATGCGCTTTATCCAGGCCTGGCAGTCACTCCCAGAGTTTGGTATCAACTACTACATCGTCAG ATTCAAAGGGAGCAAGAAGGATGAAATTCTGGGGATTTCATATAACCGCCTGATTCGTATCGACATGTCAACTGGCTTGCCCGTCACCACATGGAGGTTTGCCAACATGAAGCAGTGGAACGTCAACTGGGAAATAAGACAG GTCACGATAGAATTTGACCAGAATGTGACGATAGCCTTCTGCTGTGCGAGCTGCGACTGCAAGGTGGTCCACGAGTTCATCGGTGGTTACATCTTCCTCTCCACGCGATCCAAAGACCAGAACGAGACTCTAGACGAAGAACTGTTCCATAAACTCACAGGAGGCCAAGAATGA
- the trmt6 gene encoding tRNA (adenine(58)-N(1))-methyltransferase non-catalytic subunit TRM6 yields the protein MADNRDDDYQYRIKEGDYVVLKRGDIYKAVQIQPRKKVIFEKQWMFLDTAVGQLYSSTFEILSGGNLQPKEVKDTGNPTDAKVTGTDNRNIVDDGKSQKLTRDDIETLKEQGLKGQEIIEKLIENSSTFSNKTEYAQDKYIKKKKKKYENTVTILKPTCRILAMMYHGREPGKICYLRYDALAQMLTLANIHAGSKVLVFDTCAGLVLGAIMERMGGYGSVIQMYPGGGPVRAGVESFGFPAHYHDALHEFPICHVNALLAGTLDTAVKDPVVEEKQFSTAEEEEQNRPGAEPREGSPEEQSMETNCGDAAGQQQEKMDQEKRKEAKAQGKKVKQEEKQRKLSAAAALLEGRNADGLVIASRFHPCPVLLGLLKFLSPSRPFVVYSQYKEPLIECFTKLKEQGGTVNLRLTDTWLRHYQVLPNRTHPLLLMSGGGGYILSGTTVADRSRPADSPQAEEPAPKRQKLKDTEG from the exons ATGGCGGACAACAGAGACGATGATTATCAGTACAGAATCAAAGAAGGCGACTACGTTGTGTTAAAGCGAGGGGACATCTACAAAGCCGTGCAAATTCAACCGAGGAA aaaggtgatttttgaGAAGCAGTGGATGTTTCTGGATACTGCTGTGGGACAATTGTACAGTTCCACGTTTGAGATTTTGTCTGGAGGCAACCTTCAACCAAAGGAAGTGAAGGACACCGGGAACCCCACAG aTGCAAAGGTAACAGGCACAGACAACAGAAACATTGTTGATGACGGCAAATCACAGAAGCTGACCAGAGACGACATCGAGACGCTGAAAGAGCAAGGTCTGAAGGGTCAG GAAATCATTGAGAAGCTCATAGAAAACAGCTCCACGTTCAGTAATAAGACTGAATATGCCCAGGATAAGtacatcaagaagaagaagaagaa GTATGAAAATACCGTGACCATCCTAAAGCCAACCTGTCGGATCCTGGCTATGATGTACCATGGCCGCGAACCAGGGAAGATCTG CTACCTGAGGTATGATGCGCTTGCCCAGATGTTGACTCTGGCAAACATCCACGCCGGCAGTAAGGTTCTGGTGTTCGATACGTGTGCTGGACTTGTCCTGGGAGCCATCATGGAAAGAATGGGAG GCTACGGCTCAGTGATCCAAATGTACCCAGGAGGGGGGCCCGTACGTGCGGGTGTGGAGAGCTTTGGCTTCCCGGCACATTATCATGACGCGCTGCACGAGTTTCCCATCTGCCACGTCAACGCTTTGCTGGCCGGCACTCTGGACACCGCTGTCAAAGACCCTGTTGTCG AGGAGAAGCAGTTCAGCACGGCTGAAGAAGAGGAGCAAAACCGACCTGGGGCAGAACCACGGGAAGGCAGTCCGGAGGAGCAGAGCATGGAGACGAACTGCGGCGATGCTGCTGGCCAGCAGCAGGAGAAAATGGACCAGGAGAAACGCAAAGAGGCCAAA GCTCAAGGAAAAAAAGTGAAGCAGGAGGAGAAGCAGAGAAAACTGTCTGCTGCCGCTGCCCTCCTGGAAGGCAGAAATGCTGACGG GTTGGTCATAGCGAGTCGCTTTCACCCGTGTCCTGTCCTGTTGGGCCTGCTCAAATTTCTCTCCCCCTCCAGGCCTTTTGTCGTTTATTCCCAGTACAAAGAG CCTCTCATTGAGTGCTTCACAAAGCTCAAGGAACAAGGAGGCACGGTCAACCTCAGGCTCACAGACACCTGGCTCAGACATTACCAG GTGTTACCGAACAGGACGCATCCCCTGCTTCTGATGAGCGGGGGCGGGGGCTACATTCTCTCAGGGACAACTGTCGCGGACCGCTCCAGACCAGCGGACTCCCCTCAAGCTGAGGAGCCAGcaccaaagagacagaaactgaaaGACACTGAGGGATAA
- the chgb gene encoding secretogranin-1 translates to MRLIFLLVAALLRETVALPVGKEEQREDVVTRCLVEVLSKALSKPDSPLDQECKDILQAGIKHVPLNKKSKDGTITPQEEVPAHTEEPVPKAADVKDIEALLKSVEEKRENPPDERSQESWNLGDERDKRHENEEEEEREKRSSWRPGRFHQTKHKRGEEEEDYDRSQESWGVMEKRAGDDEEEEGGEGKEKRNWRPGRHYQRKQKRDEEEGEEPEEERSQEYWDVDKRHEDEEERYKRTWKPTHRYHHKKKLHKRSDDSSEGEGYEDRSQESWDLDKRDWKQGRFHQRRHKRDEELSEEAREEPDEERSQESWDFDTGREKRDWRSNRHHQRRHKRDEELPEEAREEPEEERSQESWDFDTGREKRDWKQGRFHQRRHKRDEELSEEAREEPDEERSQESWDFDTGREKRDWKQGRFHQRRHKRDEELSEEAREEPDEERSQESWDFDTGREKRDWKQGRFHQRRHKRDEELSEEAREEPDEERSQESWDFDTGREKRDWRSGRHHQRRHKRDEELPEEAREEPEEERSQESWDFDTGREKRDWKQGRFHQRRHKRDEELSEEAREEPEEERSQESWDFDTGREKRDWKQGRFHQRRHKRDEELSEEAREEPDEERSQESWDFDTGREKRDWRSGRHHQRRHKRDEELPEEAREEPDEERSQEYWDFDTGREKRDWRSGRHHQRRHKRDEELSEEAREEPDEERSQESWDFDTGREKRDWRSGRHHQRRHKRDEELAEEVREEPEGERSQESWGLDKRHEKGDIEKRIWKPTHRYHHKTKLHKRDGGSSEEDEEQRDDSEEYAEEAKDRDEALRYLAEKRNPWIYRGHYHPAWFKRDSDEHAASSNKMDELAKLLSYKINQLANHSTQEEAQRSSLQRALTPQEEKEMENLAAMDMELQKIAAKLHDKTA, encoded by the exons ATGAGACTTATCTTTCTTCTTGTTGCGGCTTTGCTGAGAG AAACTGTAGCGCTTCCAGTGGGaaaagaggagcagagagaagaTGTG GTAACAAGATGCTTGGTTGAGGTCCTGTCCAAAGCTCTCTCCAAACCGGACTCCCCGCTGGATCAGGAATGTAAAGACATTCTACAAGCAG GGATCAAACATGTCCCACTGAACAAGAAGAGTAAAGACGGGACTATAACTCCGCAAGAGGAAGTCCCAGCTCATACAGAGGAGCCTGTGCCGAAGGCAGCAGACGTAAAAGACATCGAGGCACTCCTGAAATCTGTggaggaaaagagagaaaacccCCCAGATGAGCGTAGTCAGGAATCCTGGAATCTGGGTGATGAGAGGGATAAGAGGCACGAgaatgaagaggaagaggagcggGAGAAAAGGAGCAGCTGGAGGCCTGGAAGATTCCACCAGACGAAACACAAACGaggtgaggaagaggaagattATGACCGCAGTCAGGAGAGTTGGGGAGTAATGGAAAAGAGAGCAGGCgatgatgaagaggaagaaggaggTGAGGGAAAAGAGAAGAGGAACTGGAGGCCTGGAAGACACtaccaaagaaaacaaaaacgtgATGAGGAAGAGGGGGAAGAGCCGGAGGAAGAACGTAGTCAAGAATACTGGGATGTCGACAAAAGGCAcgaagatgaggaggagagaTACAAGCGCACATGGAAGCCCACACATCGCTATCATCATAAGAAAAAGCTCCACAAACGCAGCGATGACTCTTCAGAGGGTGAGGGGTATGAAGATCGCAGCCAGGAGTCTTGGGATCTGGACAAGAGGGACTGGAAACAAGGCCGATTCCACCAGAGGAGACACAAACGTGATGAAGAGCTATCAGAAGAAGCCAGGGAAGAGCCAGATGAAGAGCGGAGCCAAGAGTCCTGGGATTTCGATACTGGAAGAGAGAAGAGGGACTGGAGGTCTAACAGGCACCACCAGAGGAGACACAAACGGGATGAAGAACTCCCAGAAGAAGCCAGGGAAGAGCCGGAGGAAGAGCGGAGCCAAGAGTCCTGGGATTTTGATACTGGAAGAGAGAAGAGGGACTGGAAACAAGGCCGATTCCACCAGAGGAGACACAAACGAGATGAAGAGCTATCAGAAGAAGCCAGGGAAGAGCCAGATGAAGAGCGCAGCCAAGAGTCCTGGGATTTTGATACTGGAAGAGAGAAGAGGGACTGGAAACAAGGCCGATTCCACCAGAGGAGACACAAACGAGATGAAGAGCTATCAGAAGAAGCCAGGGAAGAGCCAGATGAAGAGCGGAGCCAAGAGTCCTGGGATTTTGATACTGGAAGAGAGAAGAGGGACTGGAAACAAGGCCGATTCCACCAGAGGAGACACAAACGAGATGAAGAGCTATCAGAAGAAGCCAGGGAAGAGCCAGATGAAGAGCGGAGCCAAGAGTCCTGGGATTTTGATACTGGAAGAGAAAAGAGGGACTGGAGGTCTGGGAGGCACCACCAGAGGAGACACAAACGGGATGAAGAACTCCCAGAAGAAGCCAGGGAAGAGCCGGAGGAAGAGCGGAGCCAAGAGTCCTGGGATTTTGATACTGGAAGAGAGAAGAGGGACTGGAAACAAGGCCGATTCCACCAGAGGAGACACAAACGAGATGAAGAGCTATCAGAAGAAGCCAGGGAAGAGCCGGAGGAAGAGCGGAGCCAAGAGTCCTGGGATTTTGATACTGGAAGAGAGAAGAGGGACTGGAAACAAGGCCGATTCCACCAGAGGAGACACAAACGAGATGAAGAGCTATCAGAAGAAGCCAGGGAAGAGCCAGATGAAGAGCGGAGCCAAGAGTCCTGGGATTTTGATACTGGAAGAGAAAAGAGGGACTGGAGGTCTGGGAGGCACCACCAGAGGAGACACAAACGGGATGAAGAACTCCCAGAAGAAGCCAGGGAAGAGCCAGATGAAGAGCGCAGCCAGGAATACTGGGATTTTGATACTGGAAGAGAGAAGAGGGACTGGAGGTCTGGCAGGCACCACCAGAGGAGACACAAACGGGATGAAGAACTGTCAGAAGAAGCCAGGGAAGAGCCGGATGAAGAGCGCAGCCAAGAGTCCTGGGATTTTGATACTGGAAGAGAGAAGAGGGACTGGAGGTCTGGCAGGCACCACCAGAGGAGACACAAACGGGATGAAGAGCTTGCGGAGGAAGTCAGAGAAGAACCAGAAGGGGAACGCAGTCAGGAGTCCTGGGGATTAGACAAAAGGCATGAAAAAGGTGATATAGAAAAACGTATATGGAAACCAACTCACCGATACCACCATAAAACGAAACTTCACAAGCGTGACGGAGGATCATCAGAAGAAGACGAGGAGCAGAGGGATGATTCAGAAGAATATGCAGAAGAGGCAAAGGACAGAGATGAAGCTCTGAG GTACCTGGCCGAGAAGCGCAACCCTTGGATTTACAGAGGCCACTACCACCCTGCCTGGTTTAAAAGGGACTCAGATGAACATGCTGCGTCATCAAACAAG ATGGATGAACTGGCCAAACTGCTGAGCTATAAAATAAACCAGCTGGCTAACCACTCTACTCAAGAGGAGGCACAGAGGAGCTCCCTTCAGAGAGCACTTACCCCACAGGAG gagaaagagatggagaacCTGGCAGCGATGGACATGGAGCTTCAGAAAATTGCGGCAAAATTGCATGACAAGACTGCATAA